The following proteins are encoded in a genomic region of Cryptomeria japonica chromosome 11, Sugi_1.0, whole genome shotgun sequence:
- the LOC131067648 gene encoding WAT1-related protein At5g07050 codes for MLYIFVFIVQTAYAGLIMISKAALGTGLSCFVLVFYRHVIATVFLGPLAYFLERKSRPSITFYSFRMIFLLALCGTAIQQNLFFEGLKYTSPTFGSALGNAIPAMTFVMAVLFRLEEVKIKTRKGQAKVLGTLICTIGALVMTVYKGSVIPKLWSPPIHIKHNHNKIHEDWTKGSILMMTSYFGVCIWLILQAKIVKYYPAPMSLIALMCFVGSLQSAVAGFIFERNLDAWALGWNLQLLTVVYCGIAISVVANCMQMWYISKKGPVFAAMFSPVGLVIVAILSPAVLDETLHLGSIGGGILVVIGLYTVLWGKSRDMKDISNLLPVENRPEAISNEVQQGSMQSKEISNSKGNAGRI; via the exons ATGCTCTATATATTTGTGTTTATTGTGCAGACTGCTTATGCTGGTCTTATTATGATATCCAAGGCAGCCCTAGGTACTGGCTTGAGTTGTTTTGTCCTGGTCTTTTACAGGCATGTGATTGCTACTGTGTTTCTGGGTCCTCTTGCATATTTCTTAGAAAG GAAGAGTCGGCCATCCATCACTTTTTACAGCTTCCGCATGATTTTCTTGCTTGCTCTATGTGG GACAGCTATCCAACAAAATCTCTTCTTTGAAGGACTGAAATACACATCTCCAACGTTTGGATCTGCGTTGGGGAACGCTATTCCAGCAATGACCTTTGTCATGGCTGTTTTGTTCAG ATTGGAGGAAGTTAAGATTAAAACTCGGAAAGGGCAAGCAAAGGTGTTGGGTACCTTGATCTGCACAATTGGAGCATTGGTTATGACTGTGTACAAGGGTTCTGTTATACCCAAGCTCTGGTCTCCTCCTATTCATATAAAACACAATCATAATAAGATTCACGAGGATTGGACCAAAGGATCTATTCTAATGATGACCAGCTATTTTGGAGTGTGCATATGGCTtattcttcag GCTAAAATTGTGAAGTATTATCCTGCTCCAATGTCACTGATAGCGTTGATGTGTTTTGTTGGCTCACTGCAATCAGCTGTGGCAGGATTCATTTTTGAAAGAAATCTTGATGCATGGGCTTTAGGATGGAACCTTCAACTATTGACTGTTGTCTATTGT GGAATAGCTATTTCAGTAGTTGCAAACTGCATGCAGATGTGGTACATCAGCAAAAAAGGGCCAGTTTTTGCAGCTATGTTTTCTCCTGTAGGGTTGGTAATAGTTGCCATTTTGTCACCTGCTGTTCTAGATGAAACACTTCATTTGGGAAG TATAGGGGGAGGAATATTGGTTGTTATAGGCCTTTATACAGTGCTATGGGGGAAAAGCAGGGATATGAAGGATATTAGTAATCTGCTGCCTGTGGAAAATCGACCAGAAGCTATCTCAAATGAGGTGCAGCAAGGATCCATGCAATCAAAGGAAATTTCAAATAGCAAGGGAAATGCAGGAAGAATATAA